Within Sorghum bicolor cultivar BTx623 chromosome 2, Sorghum_bicolor_NCBIv3, whole genome shotgun sequence, the genomic segment CTTATCAAGTACCTTTCGCTGCACCATAAATGACAGCGCATCTGATGCTCATATTTGGGCTCCCATTTCAATACGAGACCCTTGATGATGAATGATCCAGCCACAAGGCAGTAAACTATGCTCAAGAATGAGATACTGACACTCAAGATGGGCAACCAATATTTGGAATAAGAAACCGGAAGTGATGAGTAGTAGTAATCTTGAATGAAAGAAAGTTCATCTACAATCACCCCAAATACCCTTGCATGGTTGCCTTCTTTTAACAACAAGCTGAAGAAATTGTTTAGGGCCCTCATAGACCCAGCATTAGCAAACTCGTACCTCGCGAACCGACATCGCAACAATTTGAACAGTGAGAATGACAAGCATATGTCTTTTAGTTGTGGTCTTGACATAGCAAGCCTGTCGTCGTCCAACTGCCAAACCTTGTCAAAGGTTACTATGCCCATTCTGTTTATTAATGTTCCTCTTGAGAGATCTTTGCATACATACCCGTGAGGCTTCTTCTCCACTTGAATATCATCTTCTCCCATAACCAAGAGCGGAGGAGGCGGATGTGCATCCTGACCTGCCCATGGCTCATCAAGTTCACTTGCTTCTTGTAGTTGTAGATGCTTCATGTACCCAGAAATAAGACGAGGATTACGCCCAAATGCCAAGGAATGCCGGGCCTTCTCAAATGCATAGTACTTTAACACAATTTTAGCAAAAATCACAGCAAAAAGCATCAATTCAAGGTGAAATTGCCACTTATTGGACTTAATCGGGCCCATGACACTGACACCAAGATAAAGGGTCCAGATACCTTGAACAAGCAGCTGGACTGGGGGACCTTTGTTCCGACCTTCTTTGTCATCAAAGGCGACTATTACGCTGGTATTGATCACCACGATCTGAACAAGAAATGCCCATGATACAACTGTAAActgatgaaaacctccatggcAGGTTGCTGCTGTCAAGGTTCCCAACGCTTCATCTTCATGGATGTAATCATTGGTGTTGGAACCGATGGTGGAGACAACATAGGAGATGATGGGGAGGTACAAAGTTGTAGCTCCAAGGAAGATGAAGCGCGTTAAGGAGTGATAGCGATACCGCCGAGCATAAGCTCCGATAACAACTATGACTCCCGCCAAGACCGCGTCCATGACTATCAGCATGTTCACCCGCCACATCTTCCCTCCCATGATCTCAATGAAGGCTCCCAAGAATTCATGAGAGCAACTGATGTTTGAGGAACACTTCCGTAGTGCAGCATCGTTGTAGCAGATTGATGTGGTGGCATTGTTCCGGGCCATATAGTTTAGCTGAATACCAAATTTCAACATCAGAACAAGTTATTGGGTAGAAACCAACAATAGAACTAGTTATTATGCAAGGAACATTCATGGTACGGGATTTTAATTGtgctaaaaagaaaaataagttACAGgacatgtacacatgaaaagaaGGGCGTGTAATTAAAAGAACTTGAGATGATTAGTAAGCTAGATATCTACTTACAAATGTGAAATCCGCGAGACCGCTGAGAATTTATCGATGTTCCCTTGTGGTCACAGGGTGCTTATATATTGAGCAGCTTTGGTAACATGAGCTGCTCAGTGTCTGGGTCCTGATGTTTTGTGCTTTATTCCATTTTCCTCGTGTGTTCCCACCGTAAACAGAGCAGTAGTGGGGCATATATGCATTCTAGCTATACTTTGCCTTTGATGCCGGAGTACACACGACATGCCGGATAGCTATCCAGAGGATATCTCACGGTCTCTATTTTTAATTTTCCACCCCTACAATTTGATGTTCTCTCTTATCCCTTTGAATGTAATCCACATATGAGCTGATGAAAACTTGTAAGAACTTGGCTGTCTGCGATTGCAGAGGCCGGAACTATtccttttttaagaaaaaaatatatctttttttttaacataATGGCAAGAGCTCTGCCTTTCAATTAAGAGAGGAAATAGAAGTTTATATACAGGTGGAGAGAGCGCGCCCCCTTAAGGAAAATATATCACGATCTCGATGTAGAGACTAGGATAGTTTTTTCATCACTGAAAGCTTATGACATGGGTTTGGTGCCGACTTGGAATATGTATGTAGTACTAACACCCTCTTGCCATGTGAAGAACCTAAAATACAAGAAACAATAGTTCTATTTTTTTGACCCTTAACTCTTCTGTCCGTCTAATTCTAACCCCCAATGCGGCCCACAACCTCCAATAATACCCTCTAAACATGCTACATATTTCAATTGTTAGCTTTAGCCTTTGTTTTTACTTTTGGTTTGATTAATCGCTCTTGGTGGCTTTGCTTTATTTCCTTTCACTTTGATCACTCCATGTATATATAacaacatatataaataaaatgaCTCACGTGGTGTACGTAATGTACCCAGATTAAATCCGCATGATTGCTTCCTATGATTTCATGGGCATCACACACTACTATTCTCTTTTTGCAAAGACAAGATATCCACTAATACGGAAAACATTTTACAGGCAGGTCCTGTTCCACATGATTTGGTAACCTGACAATAACCAATGATTGTAGAAATTGTCTATTTCCATAGGCAAGAGGCCTCCAATAATGCAAGTGGTCAGTGTCTTCTTAAAGAACCATCTGTAGAAATGAGTCTTACACAGAGGGGCATCGTCATAAGCCAACCACCTggctaatatttttcattatttAATTTCTACAAGAAAAATCGTTTAATTTAATCGATATTGCTGAGACTCAATATAACTTAATTAATTGGAAGGGGGCTTCATGACAACTTCATCCCTTTTGAAACAAAAAGCATCAATCCACACTTACTATACGCACATATGCACTAAGAATTTGAACTTGTTACAAGTTTCAAGCAtacatctgtttggagactttaACTTTAAAGTTTAGAGGTGTAAAGTGTGGATCCAAAGTCGTACACGATGCAAGAATCTTCCCGTATTTGCTTCGGACCAtatacattttttatttttgattaACTGCTGTGCTATATGACAGTTCTTTTCCATTTATGTAAAATGACTGTTGTCCTCCCACCACCGCAATGTGCAGCAAAGACAAATTCTTTTCACACCGAGTGCAGTGCATGCACCCCCTATGGTTTGCATGCATGCTGCTTCCTTTCCCTATAGCAAACAACAAACATTGACACGACTTGCTTTTTAGTACCCCAACACTAATCATCACTTGGTCACCTAACCCCAACATCcattgttaggccttgtttagtttcgaaatttttttagttttcgaaactgtagcacttttgtttttatttaacaaacattatctaattatagagtaattaggcttaaaagatttatctcgccatttacaagtaaactatgcaattagtttttattttcgtctatatttagtgcttcatacatgtgccgcaagattcagtatgatgaaaaatcttaaaaaaatttgtttttagggtgaactaaacaaggccttactataGCTGTAATTTATTATTGTTTGGACGGAGAAGTACCTGGAGTAGCAGCTGCTCTCTCGAGTCCCACTCAAAAGAGGTGAGTCCTATCCTAACCAAAACTGATGAGTATGGCATAAACCGTACTTTTTCTATCCGACAACACTCTTATAATTAATTAGCGAACAGTATTTTTATTTACGGCTTTTCAGGATGCACTGGCATCAGGGTAAAAGATATACCATTAAATAACCATTTTTTTCACCGTatgtttcaataaaattttataAGTTACTTAAATAATGTACTCACGGTTCGTTTGCTTGTAACTTTGCCTCTAATAGCTAGTAAGAAATGCTAAGTACTACCTAGGCTTTACGTTTCTGCTTTATATATATCTTAGAAGAAGAAGACATGATTAGTGCGATCCTCCAAATAAAGGCTCGGATCGGAACAAGTTCCAAaacctaggtcttgtttagttccaaaaaaaattataaaattttttatatttctcaatcttgcggcaaatgcataaaatattaaatatagattaaaaataactaattgcataatttgtctgtaatttgcaagacgaatcttttaagcctagttaattcataattagacaatatttattaaattcaaaaaaaaaatgctacagtatctattttgtaaaaaaacaaaaaaaaagaaactgaacaaggccttagactaGAGGCATCCTGTGCAAGGCCTGGGAAATGTCAACTTTATTTACGACTATATATGATTTCActatgttaggccttgtttagttcttcaaaaattttgtaaaatttttcagatttcccgtcacatcgaatgtttagacgtatgcatagagtattaaatatagacgaaaataaaaactaattgcacagtttggtcggaattgacgagacgaatcttttgagcctagttaatccatgattggataatatttatcaaatacaaacgaaagtgctacagtgtcaatttctcaaaaaattttggaactaatcaAGGCATAGTCCGTCAATGATTTCATTTGCTTTTATCTGTATGGGGCCATGTCAGGTCCACGCCGCATATATTGCAGGTCCATGCATGTGCACACACACTTGA encodes:
- the LOC8059927 gene encoding uncharacterized protein LOC8059927, with product MARNNATTSICYNDAALRKCSSNISCSHEFLGAFIEIMGGKMWRVNMLIVMDAVLAGVIVVIGAYARRYRYHSLTRFIFLGATTLYLPIISYVVSTIGSNTNDYIHEDEALGTLTAATCHGGFHQFTVVSWAFLVQIVVINTSVIVAFDDKEGRNKGPPVQLLVQGIWTLYLGVSVMGPIKSNKWQFHLELMLFAVIFAKIVLKYYAFEKARHSLAFGRNPRLISGYMKHLQLQEASELDEPWAGQDAHPPPPLLVMGEDDIQVEKKPHGYVCKDLSRGTLINRMGIVTFDKVWQLDDDRLAMSRPQLKDICLSFSLFKLLRCRFARYEFANAGSMRALNNFFSLLLKEGNHARVFGVIVDELSFIQDYYYSSLPVSYSKYWLPILSVSISFLSIVYCLVAGSFIIKGLVLKWEPKYEHQMRCHLWCSERYLISDMQKKYFGHFLFDDVPLFFLLALVVMAEANYIASYICSNWTKVALICHYIRHASLQHSLRVQKWFVLLLQCKWELMKHWDEKMGQSSILVVHPRTTPLVLLRRLLGLPDLDRSVKKIPEAVKVCIMHTMTHYISIGQSNGKNSLLLSQAGGERFLWACSSSSGTSDIILTWHIATCILEVRHPYQCGQEHVLGPI